A single genomic interval of Adhaeribacter pallidiroseus harbors:
- a CDS encoding cytidine deaminase encodes MAYAPYSSFHVGAAILLNDNTIHTGNNQENAVFPSGLCAERTALFGLMAHHPPMKIIAIAVTARRINIGATPGGACRQVIAEYENRQNASIPVLIQVGPETFYRCQSVQDLLPLQFSQERFKQIF; translated from the coding sequence TTGGCGTACGCGCCTTACTCCAGTTTTCACGTGGGAGCAGCCATTTTGCTCAACGACAACACCATCCATACCGGCAACAATCAGGAAAATGCTGTTTTTCCATCGGGTTTATGCGCCGAACGAACCGCCTTGTTCGGGTTAATGGCGCACCATCCGCCAATGAAAATTATAGCAATAGCCGTAACTGCCCGTAGAATTAACATTGGTGCTACTCCCGGCGGCGCTTGCCGCCAGGTTATAGCCGAATACGAAAATCGGCAGAATGCATCTATCCCGGTGCTTATTCAGGTAGGACCCGAAACCTTTTACCGGTGCCAATCGGTGCAGGATTTGTTACCCTTGCAGTTTTCCCAGGAGCGATTTAAGCAAATTTTTTAA
- a CDS encoding VOC family protein — MEFAKIKETCLYVSDLEQSKAFYHSRLGLPIISEVPNRHLFLRAGSSVLLCFIAEAAKQSTEVPPHFGAGQLHLAFETSPTEYPKWKAKLQEQAILIEQEHDWGNGFLSLYFRDPDRNCLEIVMTGMWEKSGE; from the coding sequence ATGGAGTTTGCCAAAATTAAAGAAACTTGCCTCTATGTGTCGGATTTAGAGCAGAGCAAAGCTTTTTACCATTCCCGGTTAGGTTTACCCATTATCAGCGAAGTTCCGAACCGGCATTTGTTTTTACGGGCGGGAAGCTCGGTACTGCTTTGTTTTATTGCGGAGGCAGCAAAGCAATCAACGGAAGTACCGCCGCATTTTGGTGCCGGGCAACTGCATCTGGCTTTTGAAACATCGCCTACCGAGTACCCAAAATGGAAAGCCAAGCTACAAGAACAGGCCATTTTGATAGAACAAGAGCATGATTGGGGTAACGGATTTTTATCGTTATACTTTCGCGACCCGGATAGGAACTGCCTGGAAATTGTAATGACGGGAATGTGGGAAAAATCTGGGGAATAG
- a CDS encoding SDR family NAD(P)-dependent oxidoreductase, which yields MNKIAFITGATSGIGWATAVALAQVGYRIIATGRRADRLEALQQEITQPILPLQFDVRDKQAVKSAIASLPPEWQQIDVLLNNAGNAHGMGPIQDGDELDWEMMLDINVKGLLYVSKEIIPLMISRQSGHIINIGSVAGKEVYANGNVYCASKFAVDALTQGMRLDLNKEGIKVSEVNPGLVQTEFSEVRFKGDKERAETVYKGYQPLVAQDIADLIVFMVTRPAHVNLAEILILPTAQASATTVKKT from the coding sequence ATGAATAAAATTGCCTTTATAACAGGAGCTACTTCGGGAATTGGTTGGGCTACGGCAGTGGCCTTGGCGCAAGTAGGTTACCGAATTATTGCTACCGGCCGCCGGGCGGACCGCCTTGAAGCCCTGCAGCAGGAAATTACGCAGCCGATCTTGCCCTTGCAGTTCGATGTACGGGATAAACAAGCGGTTAAAAGCGCCATCGCCAGTTTGCCTCCCGAGTGGCAGCAAATTGATGTATTACTGAACAATGCGGGTAACGCCCACGGCATGGGACCAATTCAGGACGGGGATGAATTGGATTGGGAAATGATGCTGGATATAAATGTGAAAGGCTTATTGTACGTTTCTAAAGAAATTATTCCTTTGATGATCAGCCGTCAGTCGGGCCATATAATTAATATAGGCTCGGTAGCGGGTAAAGAAGTGTACGCGAACGGCAATGTATATTGCGCTTCGAAGTTTGCGGTAGATGCCCTGACCCAAGGCATGCGCCTCGATTTAAATAAAGAAGGGATTAAAGTATCAGAAGTAAACCCGGGTTTGGTGCAAACCGAGTTTTCGGAAGTACGGTTTAAAGGCGATAAAGAGCGCGCCGAAACGGTGTATAAAGGATATCAGCCTTTAGTGGCCCAAGATATTGCTGATCTGATTGTTTTTATGGTAACCCGGCCGGCCCACGTGAATCTGGCCGAAATCCTGATCTTACCAACTGCTCAAGCCAGTGCCACTACGGTAAAAAAAACTTAA
- the porT gene encoding type IX secretion/gliding motility protein PorT/SprT — protein sequence MASSYLWHQLYLRRHQITIIFLILYLAFNSQTVQAQYKIKKINLSNHDDKSMHYGFHLSLNVAKFKLEHSQYYQDTVYTSDGSTIFSKGTPGFNIGFVLNKKITDYVDLRFLPGVGFYSRTLTYKDFEGVESTQEFGLTSAEFPLLVKLKSERRKNVRMYVVGGAKATVNVGNKKKGDAVTALEINANDFALEYGVGVDLFYPFFKFAPEIRFSNGLTNLRSPGRSLGAKSLDRVTTNTVTLYLFFEN from the coding sequence ATGGCATCCTCTTACCTTTGGCATCAGCTCTATTTACGTAGGCACCAAATAACTATTATTTTTTTAATTTTATATTTGGCTTTTAACTCTCAAACCGTACAGGCGCAGTATAAAATTAAAAAAATAAACTTATCGAACCACGACGATAAATCCATGCATTATGGTTTTCATCTGAGCTTGAATGTAGCCAAGTTTAAGCTCGAGCATTCGCAGTACTACCAAGATACCGTATATACCTCCGATGGCAGTACGATATTTTCGAAAGGCACACCGGGCTTTAACATTGGTTTTGTTTTAAATAAAAAAATAACCGATTACGTAGATTTGCGTTTTTTACCCGGCGTTGGTTTTTACTCGCGCACTTTAACTTACAAGGATTTTGAAGGAGTAGAAAGTACCCAGGAATTTGGCCTTACTTCGGCGGAATTTCCGTTGCTGGTAAAATTAAAATCGGAGCGGCGCAAAAACGTGCGCATGTACGTGGTAGGCGGGGCCAAAGCCACCGTGAACGTTGGTAACAAGAAGAAGGGCGATGCCGTAACGGCTTTAGAAATAAACGCGAACGATTTTGCCCTGGAGTACGGCGTAGGCGTCGATTTATTTTACCCGTTTTTTAAATTTGCGCCCGAAATTCGGTTTTCCAATGGGTTAACGAACCTGCGCTCCCCGGGCCGTAGTTTAGGAGCTAAAAGCCTGGACCGGGTTACTACCAATACCGTTACCTTGTACTTGTTTTTTGAAAATTAG